GAGAATGGCATGCTACGCCTCTTTCTCCGAAGCTTGCAAGAAGGGGAGGGGACGGAGTTCTTGATCAAACACGTCCTCTTCGTGGCCGTTGATGAGATCGCTTTCGACCGGTGCACCATCCTGAAGCTTAATTGCTACCGGTTGCCATCCATGGAGCCTCTGAATCCTTCGGAAGAGCTGGTTTTATCTGGTGGTCTCGACATGATGTGGGGAACAGGTCTCCTCCTTGGAGAAGTCCTGAGGCATGGTTATAGCTTTATATTCACAGTAAGTAAATGACGACACTGAAGCGATGGAAGCTTAAGTAGCACTCACCAAAACTAATGCCATGATCTCTTCTTCTTACTACTACTCTCAGGATCTGGATGTAATGTGGCTGAGAAATCCATTCCCGATGCTAAGCTATGCCGGAGAAGACATGCAAATATACAATGGAGAACCTAATAATTCTTCCCACTTCTTCTTCGGCTCTGGTTTCTATTCCGTAGCTGCAAACGACAGAACCATCGCATTATTCGATCAGCTGTATGCTGCAAGGATCGACTCCAAGATCATGAATGGAAAGGACATGTTGACGTTTCTTTTAAGATCTATATCTCGGGACGCCTTTCAGCGGCTGGGGTTGAAAGTGCATTTCTTGGACGCAGCATACTTCAGTGGTCTCTCTCAGGAAGCCATTGACATCGCGAAAGTGACAACAGTGCATGCGGACTGTTGCCCCAGCGAGGAGGCCAAGCTTGCCGATCTGACTGCGCTCGTCGATGCTTGGAAGACATATCACAGGAAATCGAATGTCACATTGCTAGTGCGCAATGCCTGCACACAGTCAATGAATGTAAGTTTTAGATGCAACTAATAAGCGATTCAATGTCTGGTTCTTATCGAAGGCTGCATCTCGTTTTGGATTTGGTCAGACATCAGTTGCATCCAAAGACGAAGATGAGCTTGGAAGAGCGTTGCAGGGAGCTTCCATGGCGAACAAGACTGTGATAATAAGTGTTCTAAACAAGGCTTACGTCGAGGAGAACGGCATGTTGGACCTCTTCCTTCGGAGCTTGCGGGAAGGCGAGGACACAGGGCTTTTGATCAAACACCTTGTCCTCGTGGCAGTCGACAAGACGGCCTTCGACCGATGCCGTGCCCTGGGACTCCACTGCTTCCAGCTCGTCACCGATGGCGTCGACTTCTCCAAGGAGGAACTTTACATGTCCGACGACTTCATCAAGATGATGTGGAGCAGGACTCTCTTCCTCGGAAATGTCCTCAGGCGAGGATACAACTTCATCTTCACAGTGAGTTACTTCATCTTCGTCGAGTCTCACACCCCATTTACTTACTCACCTGTCGTCGTCGTTGCTGTCAGGACATGGATGTGATGTGGCTAAGAAACCCATTCACCCAGCTGCATCATCAAGGAGAAGACCTGGAGATTAGCTGCGACAGATACAATGGCCAACCTTTCGACCAATCCAACTCCATCAACACAGGCTTCTACTTCGTGGCCTCGAACAACAAGACCATCGCATTGTTCGACGAGTGGTACGCGGCAAGTCACACATCGAAAGGCATGAAGGAACAGGATGTGCTCTACAGCATGAAATCTCAGGGAGCATTTCGACGGCTGGGCATGAAGGTTAGGTTCTTGGACACTGCATACTTCAGTGGATTCTGTCAAGACAGCAGGGATTCACGTAGGGTGACGACAGTGCACGCAAACTGCTGCCGAAGCATCAAAGCGAAGCTTACTGACCTGAAGAGAGCGCTTCAAGTGTGGAAGACGCATACCGGCACAAGCATCAGATGGCCTCCCCACACCGCTTGTGCCCACTCCTGGGGATAAAACTCTGTAAGAACAGATCAAGAAAGCAAGGTTTTGGTGGTGCATTTTGTTTCAGCTTGAAGCCTATGTAAATAATATTTAGACCATAAACTCACACATCACCATATACTTAATTCGATGTATATGCATGCAGCATATTttcttcatgttataaatttagtATATAATTAGGATTCATACAATTTTAAGTAAccctgataggggtaaaaacggaTTTGATATAACACAccagatttgacgtaatacatccCTCACGTCAtgtgcggcacactgccccagggaGCGAGCGAGCATTAACACCGACGTAACGCGCACCCGAACCCACCGTACCCAAACGATCTCATCGGCTGATCCCTCATGACCGGCCGAAgcaggggaaggcgtcgactGACCCTCCCCACACCCTGCCTTCCAGCCCACGACGACTGCAGACGCCATCCGTCCCCTACGACGCGGCGTCGCATAGACCCCGAGGGTTCTATTTTTGATGGTAATAGGTGTGGTTTCTCCTGCACAGAGTTAAACCGTTCGTCTCCATCTCATGATTGCGGTTCGGTTCAGTTATCCGCTCGTCAGCCTCAACGATCCCACGTGATAAGTTGGGCGAACGGGTTGGAGTATGCAAGCCAAATGTAATAATTTGCGATAATCGAGTTTTCTGGCTGGTCGTAGCCGTCAATCCCATCAAACGCACAGTTACGATGATCCTGCACCGTTCAATCCCTTGCATACACTCCTCGGCACCTCTGATGCATTTAAACGATATGCTAACACCAAAAGAATGAAGTGCCACATCATCGTCCTAGAAAAACTCGAAATCGAGATACTTCCCTCCGGACTTCACGTCCGCACCCACAACCCTTTTGCTGCTGGTGGCAGTACCGCCGAATCCATCGGCCGCGCCGAACTTTAGCGGCAGCTCAGCCTCGACCGGCCGCGGTACCTCCGGCGGGGTACTGCATCGAATCAGCGCCCAGTTCACGCCCTCGAAGAAGGGATGCTGCTTTATCTCCGTGGCTCCCCTCTTGACGCCCAGCCTTTGCTGCGGCTCTTTCACCAGAAGCCCTCTTATCAGATCTCTGCTAGCGTAGCTGGTCGATGGGGCCTCCGAGAAGCTGAGCTGCTGGCCGACCACGTTGAACAGCGTCGCGCGGTTGCCTGAGCCCTTGAACGGCGTCCGGCCATAAAGGAGCTCGTGCAGGAATATACCGAAGGTCCACCAGTCCACAGCACTTCCGTGGCCCTCGCCTTTGATGATTTCAGGGGCTAAGTACTCGTGCGTCCCGACGAAGGACATCGATCGAGCAGTTGTTGGCTCGACGACGAGCTCGGGCAGGGCGGCGGCCTGCTGCCTCGGCACCTCAGACCATGGTTTCCTCGTCTTCTTCTTGCTTCTCTGAGGGAAGAGTCTTGGCATGAAGCACGCGGGCTGGATGCAGACGGAGGAAGGCTCGATGCAGGCTGGTTGAACGCAAAATGCACCGGCTGCCCGTTTGGAAGGATCGGAATCGAGCGATGAGGTCTTGATGAGAGTTGGGGAGACGGCACACCTCAAAGAAAGATCAAAGTCGGAAAGCATTATGTGCCCGTCGTCACGAACAAGTACGTTTTCTGGTTTCAGATCTCTGTATACCACACCCAACATGTGTAAATACTCGAGAGCAAGTAGTACTTCCGCAGCATAAAATCTGTCCATTGATGAAAGAAAACATATCCAAAATGTCAATAATATGATACATGAGTCCAAACAAATGTGTTAGTATGATTACAGCATCACCCCTTTCAGTAAGACTTCTATTCTCAGAAATGCTAAAGCACAACGATAGGGCTTAAAATAAAACTCAAGAGGATCTgaagtttattttttgtttagTAATACCGTTTTGTTGAACATGAAATATGTTGACAAAGCTTCAGAAAGAACTCAACatggcttatatatatatattgaccaGAAAAAATTATAACAGTATCATATGCAATGATATTGCTCAACATATATCAAGGATCCTTTTCAAAAGCTTTCTTTTCCTATGTAGCTCTCCTACAAATCTCGTGTGAGGATTCCAAGTATAATCTTCAAATGCAATACTAACTGACAATGGAAACAATAGTGGAAAGAAGTCTAGCACAAGCGTATGCACAATCAAACATAGATGACAGTGTAGCCTAAAATACACGGCACTTTTCAACTGAAAAGTAGAAAGCCCATGTAAGATTGTCTTAAGACTTTCTATtaggtttcatttttttttactgCAAAAGCATGTACATAGTGGGGAACCAGAAAGCAAGTAGCGAGCCATTAGCATCAGGCTTGTAAGAGAATGAAGATCACTTTCTTGTTGATCCAAGTTGTATCAGTTAAGTTCAGAAGAGATATATCTACCATCAGAACTACTATAATCTTAAAAGGATATCTTCAATTTCATGTATTACAACATAAAGAAACAATGAACATTGTCATATTTCTTAATTTTCACCTCAAATTCATAGTGACGTTTTAAAATGAGGCAATATCAAGGCGGATTAGAAGAAGCCTTATTACCTTGGACAAGTGTCATGTATAATAACCCTAATTTGATCATATTAAATATGAATACTTGGTGCCACTTGAGTTCAGATTCTAATAAGCCAGGTTGTTCAAGTGTTCAACTTTGTTGAGCATGGGAGAGTTGATACTGTTCAGTCACTATCCTATTGTTATAGGTTCTATCAGAAACTGTCATTTTTCAGCAAAAGAATGTATAATTTGAATGATCTCCATTATTAGATGCCCTTATGCAGATCAAAATATTGTGAAGCAACTACCTCATAAGAACTGATTCATTATGTTAAGATGTTTTAGTAAAAAACTTAGAATTACACAATAGAAtctgcttttttttattttttgtcgaACTTATCAGTTTGACAATGACAATACTTCCTAACTTGTATAGAGCGCTTCTGAAAAAAATTGCACAAACATGGCAACCTCTGAAATTACTTCTATCATGATAAAGCCTTCGAGGAAAATCATGTCTAAAAAAGCATTAGTTTGTAATTTCTAGAACAGGTCATAGGCAAAATTAGTTTTTCAATCATTACAGAGGCAAGAAATAAGGTAATCTCACATCAAAAATTTGTATAAATCAAATAGCATCAAAGTTAAATAAGAATGCCAGGGTGCAGGAACATGTGTAAAATGACAACTTTACATAAAGGATGTCATGTCatttaaacaaaagaaaaatacttaaaaCTATTGTAGCTTAGCACTGTTGTTTTTGTGTCATATGAAGAAAACTGAGGATCGAGTCATGTATATAGAAAGGGCATATGCGAGTTATATTCAACTTACCAGAAAAACTAGTAATTAAACAATAGAACACTTAAAGCAACAAAAGAAAAGATCTCTGTTTTGTAATTTTTACCTTGCTGCATACTCAGAAAAGTGCTTCCCTTGCTGGCGTTGCCTCAATGTATGCAAATCACCACCAGGGCAAAATTCCATGACCAAGCATGAAAATCTATCAGTCTCAAAATGTGTATACAGAGTTGGTAAGAATGGGTGATCCAGAAGTTGAAGAATCTCCCTTTCCGTTTGGGCCCTGGTCAGCTTCTTCCTGCTTGCAAGAGAAGCCTTGTCCATCACCTTCATAGCAAAGTAGCACCTTGTGCCACTCAATTCTGAAAGATAAACACTACCAATATCACCACATCCAAGCCGTTTGAGCAGTCGAAAGTGACTCATACCCAGTATACCATCCCGAGCCCGAACCGCAAGAATAGCCTTCCATCTAGGGTCATTTCCCTTGTGAGGCTTGTTAGCACTTCCACTAAGATTACTCCAGCTGCTATCATCACTAAGACCGCTGCTATCACTAGCTCTACTGTTGCTGGTTTTAGTGCTTTCAAGCGAGTCGAGTATCATACTTCCCTTAGCACTTCCGCAGGCCCCTCCCATGGTACCATCACTAGTGACTCCTTCACTTCTATATGTGCTCGTGCAACTGTTTACAATGCTCATGGCAGTTACCACACCAGTGCTGTCAATGCTACTGTGAGGACTGACATTTCCGCTCGGGGGAAGGGAAGCATCCCAAACACACTCCTTTTCTTCAGAATCTGGTGCTAAATATGTTGCCTCCATTGTGTGTGATGCACGCGGAATAGAAAACGGAGAAGATACAGCACCTGGCTCGTTTGGCTCGACACTCTCACCTCTTGATGCAAGGGCTGTATTTGGCTTTGGTGCAGGAAGCTGTACAGAGAGATCTTCAGTGAAAGGACCTTTTACTGAGAGGCCTCTCATTAAGCAACGCGTATCAGACTTGTCTTGCTCTATCGCCACATATACCGTCGTCACGAGATCACTATCTACGGGCTCTGGAGGATGACTTGCCCCATTGAAAGAACTTCTGCCTTCTTCAAAGGAATCCATGCTCCTGAAGCTATCAACCTCAGGGGCTAATTCATTATGCTCTCCCAACATGTCTTTCCCTTTCAATGAACTTATAAGTACAGGGGCATCCAAAATTTGAGATTTGAAAGAAGTGGGTGGACCTCGTTCACTTCTCAAGCTGCTTGTGTGCACACCCGGTCCCTTATCAAATGGAGGAAGCTGCGGGGACAACATCTTCAACTCAGGAATCTTATCCATCATAAGCGGACCTTATCGTCGCCTCTGTTCCAAACAATTATATGATCCCTTCAATACCACAAGTTGGGAACTTTTACTTCTATAGAGCGATCCAAATGAAAAAGACTTCGCTGCGAGATGGCATGTCCCGTCTTCTCCCTCCCAAACTATGAATCAAGAATACCCGTCTTTTTTATGCTACAATTGCTAGAGCAGGCGATTCAAGACTTGAAGCTGAACTGAGgactcccctttctcttctttccaGGAACCTAACATCCCCCAAAAAGAGCACTGATTAGAACAAACCGGAGCTGTTGATCTGCATCCCCAAATCAAAGCAGTACAGACAAGATCTTGCAGAAGGAGCTATTCCTGCAGATCACGATTCTACTTGGTACTGAATACCATCACTGGCCAAAAAAACAATGAAACCAAATAAACAAAGCGTACGAAATCGTTCGTTCCAACCACTACAGTGGCGAACCACAACCTAACCAAACCTTTCAAATCTCAGTGCACCTTCTCTTTTCAAGtcaaaatagagagagaaagtcccAAATGAAAAAATCATGACGAttgcaagaaaaataaaaaggccTTAACCCGCACATTCGATCTTTACATAAACGCTTCGAGGAGTAGAAATCGTAACCCCGAAAAGAAAAACGAGAAGCGATCTACGTCACAGACCGGAACAGAATCAGGCGATCGCGCACCATCAAGAGAAGGCGGATCTAGTCCAGTGAAGGATTCAGAAAAGGGTTTCTTGAGCTCGATGTTAGGGTTTCCTTACCCTCTTCTCCGAGGAAAGCGAGAGAGAGAAACAGTGGCAGAGGCAGCAGTGGGAAGAACTGAAAAGAGCAGCAACGGATTTCTCTGTTTCCCCGTCCCGCTTTAACTTTAGCGTCCCGGCAGTGGGTCCCACCGAGATTGCCCAATCGCGTGCGTTACCCGGTACGAGGCACCGGGTGGGAGAGCGGGCAATCAGGGTGGCTTGCGTCAACCAATCGACGACTTACATTACACGGTGGGTCGATCCGACGGCCAACGATAACCTGGCCGACGGGTGGGACCCGACTTGCTCCCTCGTCCGGCGACACCAACCCACCTGCCGCGTCGCCACCCGCACCAACGCGGACACCAACCCACGCGCGCGATCACCGTCCGACGTCCTTGACCGCGTCGGTTCTTGGTGAGATCTCGACCGCCCATCTTTCGTGGTGGGACCATCGTGTCGGCTAATGATGCGACGTTATAGCAGTCATATAATTGTCCGCAGCGATCGCAAAAAGTAATTATCAATTGAAATAAAAACATTACAACGATAATTGCATTTGTTTTTAGATGGACGTATAGAATGATTCGCGTAACCCAATGGGTCAATCTTGATCCGATCCGACCCGAATCGGAGAACGTAACACAATAAGAACATTACATTCATTGTAACAGTGATAAAAGGGGATGTGACGTTTAATTAGAGAGGCTTAGAAATAAGAAGGTGTCAAACAATATATGGATATTATTCACATCAAAAGCATGTTTAATTAGAGAAAATTAAGGACACATAATTATATGTAATACCAAATTAAAAATATAACAAGCCAAGTCATTACTTAGTGGTCACCCAAATTTAGGCAGTGAGGCCAACTTTTTTGTCCACCAGATGTTACCAGTCTCCCAGCAATAATTGATGGTCAAGTTGACCATGAAAGCCACATTGTGACATGTTTGAcccattctttttctttgttgcTGGTATAATTTTGCCTCTTCCTCTCCAATATGATCCACTCATGGCACCCTCTGCTCCTGTGAGGTGCATGCTGATGTTGTTGACACTATCAATTCTAGGAGAAGAAGAACAAGGTTGCAAGTCCTAGGTTGGATCTAAGCTTCTGCTTGTGATTAAATGATTAGGTTTGGATCTTGATGGTcattatttcatcttctttttctaacaAGTAATGCATGGGGATCCTCCCATTCAACCTAATTCCTTTCTTTGCACAACCTAATTCCTTGCTACTGTAGACCCAAGAAAAGAGAGAGACTGGAGTGTGGACCTCACATCTATTGATCATCTGCAACAAAGGTGAAGCAAGCAAACATGTGAATCTTGTTGGCCATTGCAATGGTGGTACTGTTTGACTGCAACAATcatgtcttcttcctcttttcgacCAGCACTTGCAGCAGATCCTGAAGTAGCATGCCTCTGCTGCGTGCACTG
The DNA window shown above is from Musa acuminata AAA Group cultivar baxijiao chromosome BXJ2-4, Cavendish_Baxijiao_AAA, whole genome shotgun sequence and carries:
- the LOC103987816 gene encoding uncharacterized protein LOC103987816; this translates as MMLPPDQVSARAVGLVLGSLLILVFTYACLWPTEMSMSFFRSERSLDAVITCEIVAQEELERALQGASMMNRTLVISRVNKEQAEENGMLRLFLRSLQEGEGTEFLIKHVLFVAVDEIAFDRCTILKLNCYRLPSMEPLNPSEELVLSGGLDMMWGTGLLLGEVLRHGYSFIFTDLDVMWLRNPFPMLSYAGEDMQIYNGEPNNSSHFFFGSGFYSVAANDRTIALFDQLYAARIDSKIMNGKDMLTFLLRSISRDAFQRLGLKVHFLDAAYFSGLSQEAIDIAKVTTVHADCCPSEEAKLADLTALVDAWKTYHRKSNVTLLVRNACTQSMNTSVASKDEDELGRALQGASMANKTVIISVLNKAYVEENGMLDLFLRSLREGEDTGLLIKHLVLVAVDKTAFDRCRALGLHCFQLVTDGVDFSKEELYMSDDFIKMMWSRTLFLGNVLRRGYNFIFTDMDVMWLRNPFTQLHHQGEDLEISCDRYNGQPFDQSNSINTGFYFVASNNKTIALFDEWYAASHTSKGMKEQDVLYSMKSQGAFRRLGMKVRFLDTAYFSGFCQDSRDSRRVTTVHANCCRSIKAKLTDLKRALQVWKTHTGTSIRWPPHTACAHSWG
- the LOC103976389 gene encoding serine/threonine-protein kinase D6PK-like — translated: MMDKIPELKMLSPQLPPFDKGPGVHTSSLRSERGPPTSFKSQILDAPVLISSLKGKDMLGEHNELAPEVDSFRSMDSFEEGRSSFNGASHPPEPVDSDLVTTVYVAIEQDKSDTRCLMRGLSVKGPFTEDLSVQLPAPKPNTALASRGESVEPNEPGAVSSPFSIPRASHTMEATYLAPDSEEKECVWDASLPPSGNVSPHSSIDSTGVVTAMSIVNSCTSTYRSEGVTSDGTMGGACGSAKGSMILDSLESTKTSNSRASDSSGLSDDSSWSNLSGSANKPHKGNDPRWKAILAVRARDGILGMSHFRLLKRLGCGDIGSVYLSELSGTRCYFAMKVMDKASLASRKKLTRAQTEREILQLLDHPFLPTLYTHFETDRFSCLVMEFCPGGDLHTLRQRQQGKHFSEYAARFYAAEVLLALEYLHMLGVVYRDLKPENVLVRDDGHIMLSDFDLSLRCAVSPTLIKTSSLDSDPSKRAAGAFCVQPACIEPSSVCIQPACFMPRLFPQRSKKKTRKPWSEVPRQQAAALPELVVEPTTARSMSFVGTHEYLAPEIIKGEGHGSAVDWWTFGIFLHELLYGRTPFKGSGNRATLFNVVGQQLSFSEAPSTSYASRDLIRGLLVKEPQQRLGVKRGATEIKQHPFFEGVNWALIRCSTPPEVPRPVEAELPLKFGAADGFGGTATSSKRVVGADVKSGGKYLDFEFF